In Bosea vestrisii, the following are encoded in one genomic region:
- a CDS encoding response regulator — protein MHIAPSFPNLSVLLIDPSPHYRRIIRTMLYQAQLQRVFEAADLSTAATTFIQKQPNIVMLDWDLPDGDSLKCLASIRSFKTSPFAKAPVLVMMEKPDRRSVVQAAKLGAHEIIVKPISPNNLWLHLSGIINVPRKYKEANGAITLVPRAISNSLF, from the coding sequence ATGCATATCGCGCCATCCTTCCCCAACCTCTCGGTGCTGCTGATCGACCCCAGCCCGCACTATCGGCGCATCATCCGCACCATGCTCTACCAGGCGCAGCTCCAGCGCGTCTTCGAGGCGGCCGATCTCTCCACCGCCGCGACGACCTTCATCCAGAAGCAGCCCAACATCGTGATGCTGGACTGGGACCTGCCCGATGGCGACAGCCTGAAATGCCTGGCCTCGATCCGCTCGTTCAAGACCTCGCCCTTCGCCAAGGCGCCGGTGCTCGTGATGATGGAGAAGCCCGACCGGCGCTCAGTGGTGCAGGCCGCCAAGCTCGGCGCGCACGAGATCATCGTGAAGCCGATCTCGCCCAATAATCTCTGGCTGCACCTGTCCGGCATCATCAACGTGCCGCGCAAGTACAAGGAAGCGAACGGCGCCATCACGCTGGTGCCGCGCGCGATCAGCAACAGCCTGTTCTGA
- a CDS encoding response regulator encodes MKILAIDDTKTLLSLLSMTLRNAGHEVAEAENGEEGLVRFDQFKPDLVITDLNMPIMDGIEFTRACRARAAGQNTPIIVLTTENGAEIKAEGRRAGASAWMVKPFEPNTLLGLVARYQN; translated from the coding sequence ATGAAGATTCTCGCGATCGACGATACCAAGACCCTGCTCAGCCTGCTCAGCATGACGCTGCGCAATGCCGGTCATGAGGTCGCAGAAGCGGAGAATGGCGAGGAAGGGCTGGTGCGCTTCGACCAGTTCAAGCCCGACCTCGTCATCACCGATCTCAATATGCCGATCATGGACGGCATCGAATTCACGCGCGCCTGCCGCGCGCGGGCTGCGGGCCAGAACACGCCGATCATCGTGCTGACCACCGAGAACGGCGCCGAGATCAAGGCGGAAGGCCGCCGTGCCGGCGCCAGCGCCTGGATGGTCAAGCCGTTCGAACCCAACACCCTGCTCGGCCTCGTCGCGCGCTACCAGAACTGA
- a CDS encoding amino acid ABC transporter substrate-binding protein produces the protein MKRILLRLTAAFALAAGFAAPAGADTLKMIRDRGKIICGTSPGVAGFSTQDANGRWQGFDIDICRALAAVIFNDTEKAGFVSLTSKDRLIALQAGEIDVLPRTTTWTLSRNASQGVTFTTVNYYDGQGFMVSKKLGVSSAAQLGGASVCVAQGTTSELNLADYFRKLGMKYEAAAFGTSEEALKAYESGRCDAYTTDISALSAVRMKLQDLDEHVILPEVVSKEPLGPWVRTGDETWFNLVRWTVLALINAEELGITKANVQEMLKSSNPEVKRFLGLDGKMGEAMGVSNDWVVRIILAVGNYGESFERHLGKSSRLQLARGPNELWSKGGIQYSPPFR, from the coding sequence ATGAAACGGATATTGCTTCGCCTCACAGCCGCATTCGCGCTCGCCGCCGGTTTCGCGGCACCCGCCGGCGCCGACACGCTCAAGATGATCCGCGACCGAGGCAAGATCATCTGCGGCACCAGCCCCGGCGTCGCCGGCTTCTCGACCCAGGATGCCAATGGCCGCTGGCAGGGTTTCGACATCGACATCTGCCGGGCGCTCGCCGCCGTCATCTTCAACGACACCGAGAAGGCCGGCTTCGTCTCGCTGACTTCGAAGGATCGGCTGATCGCGCTGCAGGCCGGCGAGATCGACGTCCTGCCGCGCACCACCACCTGGACGCTGTCGCGCAATGCCAGCCAGGGCGTCACCTTCACCACCGTCAACTATTATGACGGCCAGGGCTTCATGGTCTCGAAGAAGCTCGGCGTTTCCTCCGCGGCTCAGCTCGGCGGCGCCTCGGTCTGCGTCGCGCAGGGCACGACCAGCGAGCTCAACCTCGCCGACTACTTCCGCAAGCTCGGGATGAAATACGAGGCCGCCGCCTTCGGCACCTCCGAGGAGGCGCTCAAGGCCTACGAGTCCGGCCGCTGCGACGCCTACACCACCGACATCTCGGCCCTCTCGGCCGTCAGGATGAAGCTGCAGGACCTCGACGAACACGTCATCCTGCCGGAGGTGGTCTCGAAGGAGCCTCTCGGCCCCTGGGTACGCACCGGCGACGAGACCTGGTTCAACCTGGTGCGCTGGACCGTGCTCGCCTTGATCAACGCCGAGGAGCTCGGCATCACCAAGGCCAATGTCCAGGAGATGCTGAAGTCCTCGAACCCCGAGGTGAAGCGCTTCCTCGGCCTCGACGGCAAGATGGGCGAGGCGATGGGCGTCAGCAACGACTGGGTCGTGCGCATCATCTTAGCCGTCGGCAATTACGGCGAGAGCTTCGAGCGCCATCTCGGCAAGAGCTCGCGCCTGCAGCTCGCACGCGGCCCAAACGAGCTCTGGAGCAAGGGCGGCATCCAGTACAGCCCGCCATTCCGCTAG
- a CDS encoding twin-arginine translocation pathway signal, with translation MTVTIIHPNRRILLLGAASAGVVGLLPRHLATASAQTGVHAPTQTMPGGANNYMPGAPLVENLGTGFVASGIVRKAGSGEPLRNLRIQIWAATDRGGEREPSNRGSVMTDANGRYRLDISPIVPQFGQPHIHIAYDDPGFATLFLRPVLNSRHDKSMAVDFVLAPAAGNAGKSS, from the coding sequence ATGACCGTGACGATCATCCATCCCAACCGCAGGATCCTGCTCCTTGGCGCAGCTTCTGCGGGCGTCGTCGGCCTGCTGCCACGACATCTTGCTACCGCGAGCGCGCAGACCGGCGTTCATGCTCCGACCCAGACGATGCCCGGCGGCGCCAACAACTACATGCCGGGCGCGCCTCTGGTCGAGAACCTCGGAACCGGCTTCGTCGCGTCGGGCATCGTGCGCAAGGCCGGTAGCGGCGAGCCGTTGCGCAATCTCCGCATCCAGATCTGGGCGGCGACCGATCGTGGCGGCGAGCGCGAGCCGAGCAATCGCGGCAGCGTCATGACCGACGCGAACGGCCGCTATCGGCTCGATATCTCGCCGATCGTGCCGCAGTTCGGCCAGCCGCATATCCATATCGCCTATGACGATCCCGGCTTTGCGACCCTGTTCCTGCGGCCGGTGCTGAACAGCCGCCACGACAAGAGCATGGCCGTCGACTTCGTCCTCGCTCCCGCCGCGGGCAATGCCGGCAAGTCGAGCTGA
- a CDS encoding STAS domain-containing protein — translation MVITVSLPPFLGRSEAAAFRNQLLVALEQKESIAVECAEAGPFPSLWIQLMHAAATSAKARGLSVTLKAVSDECRQSFQAIGFNPAQSALVLE, via the coding sequence GTGGTCATCACCGTCTCCCTTCCGCCTTTCCTCGGTCGATCAGAGGCTGCTGCGTTCCGCAATCAGCTCCTCGTCGCGCTGGAGCAGAAGGAAAGCATCGCAGTCGAATGCGCTGAGGCCGGTCCGTTCCCGAGCCTGTGGATCCAGCTGATGCATGCGGCGGCGACCAGCGCCAAGGCGCGTGGGCTCAGCGTCACGCTCAAGGCGGTGTCCGACGAATGCCGCCAGTCCTTTCAGGCGATCGGGTTCAACCCGGCCCAAAGCGCTCTCGTTCTGGAGTGA
- a CDS encoding GNAT family N-acetyltransferase, translated as MDTGVVDRPDQNRFELAVGDELALAYYRLDGDRVVLTHTEVPQALSGQGVGSRLAKGVFEQIKASGRKVVPRCSFMAGWVSRHPEYDDIVVG; from the coding sequence ATGGATACCGGAGTCGTCGACCGGCCCGACCAGAACCGTTTCGAACTCGCCGTCGGCGACGAACTCGCCCTCGCCTATTACCGGCTCGACGGCGACCGCGTCGTGCTGACCCACACCGAGGTTCCCCAGGCGCTGTCGGGCCAGGGCGTCGGCTCGCGGCTGGCCAAGGGCGTCTTCGAGCAGATCAAGGCCTCGGGCCGCAAGGTCGTGCCGCGCTGCTCCTTCATGGCCGGCTGGGTCAGCCGCCATCCGGAGTATGACGATATCGTCGTGGGGTGA
- the metC gene encoding cystathionine beta-lyase, protein MHDTTRSVHHPAVNEDGYASLTVPTHRASTIVYPDAASFFARKHRGFDGYTYGLHGTPTTRTLEAQLTALHGGVRTVLVPSGQAAVTIVMLSVLLPGDKVLIPDQVYQPVRSFCEEYLKPRGIDYAVYDPLIGAGIAGLIDERVKLVWVESPGSNTIEVQDVPAIVKAAKAKGVLVGCDNTWATPLIFKPLAHGADFACEALTKYVGGHSDLLLGSITVADLGLREKLKETLRGFGVGVSPDECQLALRGLETLALRLAHMGKVSEDFARRLTRSPAVETVLHPALPSCPGHEFWKRDMGRSSGVFSIVLKPVPHALFEAALSALEVFAIGASWGGTRSLIAPLAPEGERTVTPWPHPGPALRISIGLEDPDDLWNDFDTLLVALEQPAAAKVA, encoded by the coding sequence ATGCACGACACCACCCGCAGCGTTCACCATCCGGCCGTCAACGAGGACGGCTATGCCAGCCTGACGGTGCCGACCCACCGCGCCTCCACCATCGTCTACCCCGACGCGGCGAGCTTCTTCGCCCGCAAGCATCGCGGTTTCGACGGCTACACCTATGGGCTGCACGGCACACCGACGACGCGCACGCTGGAGGCCCAGCTCACGGCCCTGCATGGCGGTGTGCGCACTGTGCTCGTTCCCTCCGGTCAGGCGGCGGTCACCATCGTCATGCTCTCGGTGCTGCTGCCCGGCGACAAGGTGCTGATCCCCGATCAGGTCTACCAGCCGGTGCGCAGCTTCTGCGAGGAGTACCTGAAGCCGCGCGGCATCGACTACGCCGTCTACGACCCGCTGATCGGCGCCGGCATCGCCGGGCTGATCGACGAGCGGGTCAAATTGGTCTGGGTCGAGTCACCGGGCTCGAATACGATAGAAGTGCAGGACGTGCCCGCCATCGTGAAGGCGGCGAAGGCGAAGGGCGTGCTCGTCGGCTGCGACAACACCTGGGCGACGCCGCTGATCTTCAAGCCGCTGGCGCACGGCGCCGACTTCGCCTGCGAGGCGCTGACGAAATATGTCGGCGGCCACTCCGACCTGCTGCTCGGCTCGATCACCGTTGCCGATCTCGGCTTGCGTGAGAAGCTGAAGGAGACGCTGCGCGGTTTCGGCGTCGGCGTCTCGCCCGACGAGTGCCAGCTCGCTCTGCGCGGCCTGGAAACTCTGGCCCTGCGCCTCGCCCATATGGGCAAGGTCTCCGAGGATTTCGCCCGGCGTCTCACCCGCTCGCCCGCAGTCGAGACGGTGCTGCACCCGGCCCTGCCCTCCTGCCCCGGTCATGAATTCTGGAAGCGCGACATGGGCCGCTCGTCGGGCGTGTTCAGTATCGTGCTGAAGCCGGTGCCGCACGCACTATTCGAGGCGGCACTCTCGGCGCTCGAGGTCTTCGCCATCGGCGCCTCCTGGGGCGGCACGCGCAGCCTGATCGCGCCCTTGGCTCCGGAAGGCGAGCGCACCGTCACCCCCTGGCCACATCCGGGACCGGCACTGCGCATCAGCATCGGCCTCGAGGACCCGGACGACCTCTGGAACGACTTCGACACGCTGCTGGTCGCGCTCGAACAGCCGGCGGCCGCCAAGGTCGCCTGA
- a CDS encoding methyl-accepting chemotaxis protein: protein MHAQALKLPDPANEDAPGAEAASRAVREIAERFGKLSAEITDMSGRIGDVNAELDRQTDGLHRMVASVDQVSRSNKAIQHSAEAAQEAASVVKSGLERVTGAVRQGLNAAQNDIAELSDGAQSISQALSEAVSRAHKVREASEAIQTITREIQLLSINAGVEAARSGVAGRGFAVIAAAVKQLAEQTRDATSASAKQLEALVATVDQLAKQSKANAQAARRASEESQGISQQIGELDHFGRSVVGLIGEIDSISIPARENAVAFAQVGDELRDLVAGVDQSGRNLEVAARRGASLVSTSEAILGAIAGSGVRTPQSDMIEIAVEAAATISDLFEQAVAKGEVGLAELFDEAYRPVPGSDPQQFLSRFTALTDRLLPPVQERLLTVNKRIVFCAAIDRNGYLPTHNRKYSQPQGSDPVWNNANCRNRRIFNDRTGLAAARNQKPFLLQTYRRDMGGGNFLVMEDLSAPIFVRGRHWGGVRFGLSV, encoded by the coding sequence ATGCACGCCCAGGCCCTGAAGTTGCCTGATCCCGCCAATGAGGATGCGCCCGGGGCGGAGGCCGCGTCACGCGCGGTGCGCGAGATCGCCGAGCGTTTCGGCAAGCTCAGCGCCGAGATCACCGACATGTCCGGCCGTATCGGCGACGTCAATGCCGAGCTCGACAGGCAGACAGACGGGTTGCACCGCATGGTCGCCTCGGTCGATCAGGTGTCGCGCTCCAACAAGGCGATCCAGCACTCCGCCGAGGCCGCCCAGGAGGCGGCGTCCGTGGTCAAGAGCGGGCTCGAACGTGTCACCGGTGCGGTCCGCCAGGGCCTCAACGCGGCGCAGAACGATATCGCCGAACTGTCCGACGGTGCCCAATCGATTTCGCAGGCGCTGAGCGAGGCGGTGAGCCGGGCGCACAAGGTCCGCGAGGCCAGCGAAGCGATCCAGACGATCACGCGCGAAATCCAGCTGCTGTCGATCAATGCCGGCGTCGAGGCCGCGCGCAGCGGTGTCGCTGGCCGCGGCTTTGCCGTCATCGCCGCGGCGGTGAAGCAGCTTGCCGAGCAGACCCGCGACGCCACCTCAGCGAGTGCCAAGCAGCTCGAGGCGCTGGTCGCGACCGTCGACCAATTGGCGAAGCAGAGCAAGGCGAATGCGCAGGCAGCTCGGCGCGCCAGCGAAGAGAGCCAGGGCATTTCGCAACAGATCGGCGAGCTCGACCATTTCGGCCGCTCGGTGGTCGGGCTGATCGGCGAGATCGACTCGATCTCGATCCCTGCACGCGAGAACGCCGTCGCCTTCGCACAGGTCGGCGACGAGCTGAGGGATCTCGTTGCCGGCGTCGACCAGTCCGGCCGCAACCTCGAGGTCGCGGCGCGGCGAGGGGCGTCGCTGGTTTCGACCAGCGAGGCGATCCTGGGCGCGATCGCTGGCTCGGGTGTGCGCACGCCGCAATCGGACATGATCGAGATCGCCGTCGAGGCGGCGGCGACGATATCGGACCTGTTCGAGCAGGCTGTCGCGAAGGGCGAGGTCGGCCTGGCCGAGCTGTTCGACGAAGCCTATCGACCGGTCCCTGGCAGCGATCCCCAGCAGTTCCTCAGCCGCTTCACGGCCTTGACCGACCGATTGCTGCCGCCGGTGCAGGAGAGACTGCTGACGGTGAACAAGCGCATCGTCTTCTGCGCGGCCATCGATCGCAATGGCTACCTGCCGACGCACAACCGCAAATATTCGCAGCCGCAGGGATCGGACCCGGTCTGGAACAACGCCAATTGCCGCAACCGTCGGATTTTCAACGATCGCACCGGGCTCGCTGCCGCGCGCAACCAGAAACCGTTCCTGCTCCAGACCTACCGGCGCGACATGGGCGGCGGCAATTTTCTGGTGATGGAAGACCTGTCGGCGCCGATCTTCGTCCGGGGCCGCCACTGGGGCGGGGTCCGGTTCGGGCTCAGCGTCTGA
- a CDS encoding LysR substrate-binding domain-containing protein gives MNSRQLETFAAVMKAGTISRAAELLGVTQPGVSRAIAELERSLGFMLFDRIRNRIVATPEGKLFYAQVQASFLGMDTLRATAARIRDHGAGQLRVGSLSALGSSLVPRAVRRFRDRRPDIAVTLMVLPSRDVRDGVASGAFDIGLAADEIDTSGVLHQPFVQPRALCAMPLGHPLAEKELIKPADLDGVPFVAYVPEDRARQRLDRIFAEAGVKPRIVVETIYAATVCALVAEGVGIGLVSPYAVAGADPSRLVLRPFEPEVQSRSLLILPLDRPKSQLVRDFIDCLMEVR, from the coding sequence TTGAACAGCCGACAGCTCGAAACCTTCGCCGCGGTGATGAAGGCCGGCACGATCTCGCGCGCCGCCGAGCTCCTCGGCGTCACCCAGCCCGGCGTCAGCCGCGCCATCGCCGAGCTCGAGCGCTCGCTCGGCTTCATGCTTTTCGATCGTATCCGCAACCGCATCGTCGCGACGCCTGAGGGCAAGCTGTTCTACGCCCAGGTCCAGGCCTCCTTCCTCGGCATGGACACGCTGCGCGCCACCGCCGCCCGCATCCGCGACCACGGTGCCGGGCAACTGCGTGTCGGCTCGCTCTCGGCGCTCGGCTCCTCGCTGGTACCCCGGGCGGTACGCCGCTTCCGCGACCGGCGCCCGGACATCGCGGTGACGCTGATGGTCCTGCCCTCGCGCGATGTCCGCGACGGCGTCGCCTCCGGTGCCTTCGACATCGGCCTCGCCGCCGACGAGATCGACACATCCGGCGTCCTCCACCAGCCCTTCGTGCAGCCACGCGCGCTCTGCGCAATGCCGCTCGGCCACCCGCTGGCCGAGAAGGAACTGATCAAGCCGGCCGATCTCGATGGCGTCCCCTTCGTCGCCTATGTCCCGGAAGACCGCGCCCGCCAGCGACTCGACCGCATCTTCGCCGAGGCCGGCGTCAAGCCACGCATCGTCGTCGAGACCATCTATGCCGCGACCGTCTGCGCCCTCGTCGCCGAAGGCGTCGGCATCGGTCTGGTCAGCCCCTATGCGGTCGCCGGCGCCGATCCGTCGCGGCTGGTATTGCGGCCCTTCGAGCCGGAGGTGCAGAGCCGCAGCCTGCTGATCCTGCCGCTCGACCGGCCGAAATCCCAGCTGGTGCGCGACTTCATCGACTGCCTGATGGAAGTCCGCTGA
- a CDS encoding methyl-accepting chemotaxis protein has product MSKTEKPARQKASRVGIAARIYAALGVLTVLTIAASLVAWFSYGRVGSTVADMVERKMPVVELALELSQAATASTALAPRFMEVQTVRERAALTGEFDKVEARQFDLVRKIGEQGNVDNKKAQSALDGLSRQINDINDLTGERLRNASESAAALEKLGKAYEAFVKAASGEAEQAKFAVTFGLDDLAVLSGEALTGAVKTLMDRDFAIFDLARTLQANVNEMVGVLREIAQINDKEKLGFARERFNGIAYRLRTLLADAEKITTNKARASTVEALIAVGEGSDGLVDIRIRDITTREGITRGLKEVDQAAANLRREVDALVQGARGEAQAAVVSTQKLIETSKLWLGIIGLGSLIVALALALFYVRRQIVGRLNRLWAATRAIADGQLETQVETKGNDEIADISKSVLLFRDNAVALRAAELAKVEDEERAREQRRQMMAELGEAFGVVVAAAAQGDFSRRVDANFADAELNALAGSVNELLETVQAGLSETCEVLGHLSDGRLVARVEGRYQGAFAELKNGTNSLAGEFESTLARLSETVSAVRSATSEILDGVTDLAERTSEESNAVSVATNQLGAFASNVQKTAKDAAQAVGMAQSAEERAQQGEQVVASALEAMHRIRVSSSKISEVISMIDEIAFQTNLLALNAAVEAARAGDAGKGFAVVASEVRSLAKRSADASNDVKKLVEAAHGDVKVGVGLVEQSSAVFGSILTSVNDLSALMNGISQTARGQATDVSTINKEIDGIGTMAHQNAALVEETNAALALTDEQTRSLTEHISRFSFREGGAAEHEHEQARAA; this is encoded by the coding sequence ATGTCGAAGACTGAGAAGCCTGCGCGCCAGAAGGCGTCGCGTGTCGGCATCGCCGCCCGCATCTATGCGGCGCTCGGCGTCCTGACGGTGTTGACGATCGCAGCTTCGCTGGTCGCCTGGTTCTCCTATGGCCGGGTCGGCAGCACAGTTGCCGACATGGTCGAGCGCAAGATGCCGGTGGTCGAGTTGGCGCTCGAGCTGTCGCAGGCGGCGACGGCCTCGACGGCGCTGGCGCCGCGCTTCATGGAAGTGCAGACCGTGCGCGAGCGCGCGGCGCTGACCGGCGAGTTCGACAAGGTCGAGGCTCGGCAGTTCGATCTGGTCCGCAAGATCGGCGAGCAGGGCAATGTCGACAACAAGAAGGCGCAGAGCGCGCTCGACGGCCTCTCGCGCCAGATCAACGACATCAACGACCTGACCGGCGAGCGCCTGCGCAACGCCTCGGAATCGGCCGCCGCGCTGGAGAAGCTCGGCAAGGCCTACGAGGCCTTCGTCAAGGCGGCGAGCGGCGAAGCCGAACAGGCCAAGTTCGCGGTGACCTTCGGGCTCGACGATCTCGCCGTCCTATCCGGCGAGGCGCTGACCGGCGCCGTCAAGACGCTGATGGACCGTGACTTCGCCATTTTCGACCTGGCGCGGACGCTGCAGGCCAATGTCAACGAGATGGTCGGCGTGCTCCGCGAGATCGCGCAGATCAACGACAAGGAGAAGCTCGGCTTCGCCCGCGAGCGCTTCAACGGCATCGCCTACCGGCTGCGGACCCTGCTGGCCGACGCCGAGAAGATCACCACCAACAAGGCGCGGGCCAGCACGGTCGAGGCCCTGATCGCGGTCGGCGAGGGCAGCGACGGGCTGGTCGACATCCGCATCCGTGACATCACCACGCGTGAAGGCATCACCCGTGGGCTGAAGGAAGTCGACCAGGCGGCGGCGAATCTTCGCCGCGAGGTCGATGCACTCGTGCAGGGCGCACGTGGCGAGGCGCAGGCCGCCGTCGTTTCGACGCAGAAGCTGATCGAGACGAGCAAGCTCTGGCTCGGCATCATCGGCCTCGGCTCGCTTATCGTCGCGCTGGCACTGGCGCTGTTCTATGTCCGGCGCCAGATCGTCGGCCGCCTCAACCGGCTCTGGGCTGCGACCAGGGCGATCGCCGACGGGCAGCTCGAGACCCAGGTCGAGACCAAGGGCAATGACGAGATCGCCGACATCTCGAAGAGCGTGCTGCTCTTCCGCGACAATGCGGTGGCGCTGCGCGCCGCCGAGCTCGCCAAGGTCGAGGACGAGGAGCGCGCCCGCGAGCAGCGCCGGCAGATGATGGCGGAGCTCGGCGAGGCCTTCGGCGTGGTCGTCGCGGCGGCGGCGCAGGGCGATTTCAGCCGGCGCGTCGACGCCAACTTCGCCGACGCCGAGCTCAACGCGCTCGCCGGCTCGGTGAACGAGCTGCTGGAGACGGTCCAGGCCGGTCTGTCGGAAACCTGCGAGGTCCTCGGCCACCTATCCGATGGCCGCCTGGTCGCCCGCGTCGAGGGCCGTTACCAGGGTGCCTTCGCCGAGCTGAAGAATGGCACGAACAGCCTCGCCGGCGAGTTCGAGAGCACGCTGGCGCGCCTGTCGGAGACCGTCTCGGCCGTGCGCAGCGCGACCAGCGAGATACTCGACGGCGTCACCGATCTCGCCGAGCGCACCAGCGAAGAGAGCAACGCGGTCTCGGTGGCGACCAACCAGCTCGGCGCCTTCGCCAGCAATGTCCAGAAGACCGCCAAGGACGCCGCCCAGGCGGTCGGCATGGCCCAGAGTGCCGAGGAGCGCGCCCAGCAGGGCGAGCAGGTCGTCGCATCGGCGCTGGAAGCGATGCACCGCATCCGCGTCTCCTCCAGCAAGATCTCGGAAGTGATCTCGATGATCGACGAGATCGCCTTCCAGACCAATCTCCTGGCGCTCAACGCGGCGGTTGAAGCTGCTCGCGCCGGCGATGCCGGCAAGGGCTTCGCCGTCGTCGCCAGCGAGGTGCGCAGCCTCGCCAAGCGCTCGGCCGACGCCTCGAACGACGTCAAGAAGCTGGTCGAGGCGGCCCATGGCGACGTCAAGGTCGGCGTCGGCCTGGTCGAGCAGAGCTCGGCCGTGTTCGGCAGCATCCTGACCTCGGTCAACGATCTCTCGGCACTGATGAACGGCATCTCGCAGACGGCGCGCGGCCAGGCGACCGATGTCTCGACGATCAACAAGGAGATCGACGGCATCGGCACCATGGCGCACCAGAACGCCGCGCTGGTCGAGGAGACCAATGCCGCGCTCGCCCTGACCGACGAGCAGACCCGTTCGCTCACGGAGCACATCTCCCGCTTCAGCTTCCGCGAGGGCGGGGCAGCGGAGCACGAACACGAGCAGGCAAGGGCGGCCTGA
- a CDS encoding ferric reductase-like transmembrane domain-containing protein translates to MPASRADKSRRRIAWLAIAAVATIPVVAAAVSPLQRGREFLWVIGGMAGVVALSLLFVQPLLTATAPVLMPAARGLRWHRWGGIAIVAAVALHIGALYAYSPEDVMDALLLVAPTPFSLYGVISLWCLVLTALLAATRRRLRLSHRNWRIAHSVLAVAIVSAGVVHAILIEGAMEEISKLMVCIAALAATTVGALEINVLGPLRRRRNLQRA, encoded by the coding sequence ATGCCGGCAAGTCGAGCTGACAAGAGCCGACGGCGCATCGCCTGGCTGGCGATCGCGGCCGTCGCCACCATCCCCGTGGTCGCGGCGGCGGTAAGCCCGCTGCAGCGCGGCCGCGAGTTCCTCTGGGTCATCGGCGGCATGGCCGGCGTCGTGGCGCTCAGCCTGCTGTTCGTGCAGCCGCTGCTGACCGCCACCGCTCCGGTTCTCATGCCGGCCGCGCGCGGGTTGCGTTGGCATCGCTGGGGCGGAATCGCGATCGTTGCCGCAGTCGCGCTGCATATCGGGGCGCTCTATGCCTATAGCCCCGAGGACGTGATGGATGCGCTGCTGCTGGTCGCGCCGACGCCGTTCTCGCTCTACGGCGTGATCAGCCTGTGGTGCCTCGTCCTCACAGCCCTCCTCGCCGCGACGCGCCGGCGCTTGCGCCTCTCCCATCGGAACTGGCGCATCGCCCACAGCGTGCTGGCCGTGGCGATCGTCAGCGCCGGGGTGGTCCACGCCATCCTGATCGAAGGCGCGATGGAGGAGATCTCGAAGCTCATGGTCTGCATCGCCGCGCTGGCTGCGACCACGGTCGGCGCTCTCGAGATCAATGTCCTCGGCCCCTTGCGCCGGCGCCGCAATCTGCAGCGCGCCTAG
- the wrbA gene encoding NAD(P)H:quinone oxidoreductase has protein sequence MTKVLVLYYSSYGHIETMAQAVAEGVREAGAEVVIKRVPELVPEEVPRKSGFKLDQAAPIATVDELPDYDAIILGVPTRFGNMPAQMKNFLDQTGGLWFQGKLVGKVGSVFSSSNTQHGGQESTILSTHTVLLHQGMVIVGLPYAFQGQMIMTEISGGSPYGASTIAGADGSRQPSENELAGARYQGRHVAGIAAKLAA, from the coding sequence ATGACGAAGGTTCTGGTTCTCTACTATTCCAGCTACGGCCATATCGAGACGATGGCGCAGGCTGTCGCCGAGGGCGTGCGCGAGGCCGGCGCCGAGGTGGTGATCAAGCGCGTGCCCGAACTCGTCCCTGAGGAGGTCCCCCGCAAATCCGGCTTCAAGCTCGATCAGGCCGCGCCGATCGCCACGGTCGACGAGCTCCCCGATTACGACGCGATCATCCTCGGCGTGCCGACCCGCTTCGGCAACATGCCGGCGCAGATGAAGAACTTCCTCGACCAGACCGGCGGCCTCTGGTTCCAGGGCAAGCTGGTCGGCAAGGTCGGCAGCGTCTTCTCCTCGAGCAACACCCAGCATGGCGGCCAGGAGAGCACGATCCTCTCGACCCACACCGTCCTGCTGCATCAGGGCATGGTCATCGTCGGCCTGCCCTATGCCTTCCAGGGTCAGATGATCATGACGGAGATCAGCGGCGGCTCACCCTATGGCGCGAGCACGATCGCCGGCGCCGACGGCTCGCGCCAGCCCTCCGAGAACGAGCTTGCAGGCGCCCGCTATCAAGGCCGCCACGTCGCCGGCATCGCGGCAAAGCTCGCGGCCTGA
- a CDS encoding acyl-CoA thioesterase gives MTEPGVNPVEEPCGTLTVRTIAMPADTNANGDIFGGWVMSRMDQAGGIAGVERAQGRVVTVAVEAMTFIRPVKVGDVLSVYTSVKSVGRTSMKIQVEAWAKRFRTTLHEKVTDASFTFVAIDDDGRPRPVPPVSEG, from the coding sequence ATGACTGAGCCTGGCGTCAATCCCGTCGAGGAGCCGTGCGGCACACTGACCGTGCGCACCATCGCCATGCCGGCGGACACCAACGCCAATGGCGACATCTTCGGCGGCTGGGTGATGTCGCGGATGGACCAGGCCGGCGGCATCGCCGGCGTCGAGCGGGCGCAGGGACGCGTGGTGACGGTCGCGGTCGAAGCGATGACCTTCATCCGCCCGGTCAAGGTCGGCGACGTGCTCAGCGTCTACACCTCGGTCAAGTCGGTCGGGCGGACCTCGATGAAGATCCAGGTCGAGGCCTGGGCCAAGCGCTTCCGCACCACGCTCCACGAGAAGGTCACCGACGCGAGCTTCACCTTCGTCGCGATCGACGATGACGGCCGGCCACGGCCGGTGCCACCGGTGTCGGAGGGGTGA